A genomic region of Candidatus Pseudomonas phytovorans contains the following coding sequences:
- the ycaC gene encoding isochorismate family cysteine hydrolase YcaC — protein sequence MTFQYKRLDKNNAAVLLVDHQTGLLSLVRDIDPDRFKNNVLALADLAKYFKLPTILTTSFETGPNGPLVPELKEQFPDAPYIARPGNINAWDNEDFVKAVKATGKKQLLIAGVVTEVCVAFPALSALEEGFEVFVVTDASGTFNELTRDSAWRRMEAAGAQLMTWFGVACELHRDWRNDIEGLGTLFSNHIPDYRNLMTSYSKLAK from the coding sequence GTGACCTTCCAATACAAGCGTCTGGACAAGAACAACGCCGCCGTGTTGCTGGTCGACCACCAGACCGGCCTGCTCTCGCTGGTAAGGGATATCGACCCCGACCGCTTCAAGAACAACGTGCTGGCCCTGGCCGACCTGGCCAAATACTTCAAGCTGCCGACCATCCTCACTACCAGCTTCGAGACCGGCCCTAACGGCCCGCTGGTGCCGGAGCTGAAAGAACAGTTCCCTGACGCCCCCTACATTGCACGCCCCGGCAACATCAACGCCTGGGACAACGAAGACTTTGTCAAAGCAGTAAAAGCCACCGGCAAGAAGCAGCTGCTGATCGCTGGCGTTGTCACTGAAGTGTGCGTGGCCTTCCCGGCGCTGTCTGCGCTGGAGGAGGGCTTTGAGGTGTTCGTCGTCACCGACGCCTCCGGCACCTTCAACGAACTGACCCGTGATTCGGCCTGGCGGCGCATGGAGGCGGCCGGGGCGCAACTGATGACCTGGTTCGGCGTGGCCTGCGAGCTGCACCGTGACTGGCGCAACGACATTGAAGGGCTGGGGACGCTGTTCTCCAACCATATCCCGGACTACCGCAACCTGATGACCAGTTACAGCAAGCTGGCCAAATAG
- a CDS encoding nuclear transport factor 2 family protein, translating into MDQTLQVRQAAADLVAAFASNDTARYFACFSEDATFLFHTVPQPLLSRRAYEDLWAQWQAEGFAVLACESGNAQVSLQGDVAIFMHDVATHIRIAGEEHQLNERETIVFRRQGEQWLACHEHLSVVSPA; encoded by the coding sequence GTGGACCAGACACTCCAGGTACGGCAAGCCGCCGCCGACCTCGTTGCCGCCTTTGCCAGCAACGACACCGCCCGCTACTTCGCCTGCTTCAGCGAAGACGCCACCTTCCTTTTCCACACCGTGCCGCAACCGCTGCTGTCGCGCCGTGCCTACGAAGACCTCTGGGCCCAGTGGCAGGCCGAGGGCTTTGCCGTGCTCGCCTGCGAGTCGGGCAATGCCCAGGTAAGCCTGCAAGGTGACGTGGCGATCTTCATGCACGATGTGGCCACACATATCCGCATCGCCGGTGAAGAACACCAGTTGAACGAGCGCGAGACCATCGTCTTCCGCCGCCAGGGTGAGCAGTGGCTGGCCTGCCACGAGCACCTGTCGGTCGTTTCGCCGGCCTGA
- a CDS encoding transporter: MGHPALHLPQDHDLFGLLYAFAFRPGQPGREIDSAQLLHKLGQPLEPGEFLWVHLNLAHAACERWLRTHLQLPDAFFETLREGSRSTRIEHADSALLAVVNDVVFNFGLVSSDISTLWACASSQLLVSARLQPLHSVDKLRSSVKHGERFHSSIELLVHLLRDQGDVLTQIVRETTTSVDRIEDQLLSQRLSDNRAELGSMRRVLVRLQRLLALEPGALLRLLNRPPEWLQEQDIRQLRAATEEFTLVISDLTALGERIKLLQEEIAAKVNEQTNRTLFTLTVVTVLALPINIIAGFFGMNVGGVPLSENPHGFWVLVALVATFTVLVGRWAFRKRREY, from the coding sequence ATGGGCCATCCCGCGCTGCACCTGCCACAGGATCACGACCTGTTCGGCCTGCTCTACGCTTTCGCCTTTCGCCCCGGCCAGCCCGGGCGCGAGATCGACTCGGCGCAATTGCTGCACAAGCTCGGCCAGCCGCTGGAGCCCGGCGAGTTCCTGTGGGTGCACCTGAACCTGGCCCATGCCGCTTGCGAACGCTGGTTGCGCACCCACCTGCAGTTGCCCGACGCCTTCTTTGAAACCCTGCGGGAGGGCTCCCGCTCGACCCGCATCGAGCACGCTGACTCGGCACTGCTGGCAGTGGTCAACGACGTGGTATTCAACTTTGGCCTGGTGTCGTCGGACATTTCCACGCTGTGGGCCTGTGCCAGCAGCCAGTTGCTGGTAAGCGCGCGATTACAGCCGTTGCACTCGGTGGACAAGCTGCGCTCGTCGGTCAAGCATGGTGAGCGCTTTCATTCGTCCATCGAACTGCTGGTCCACCTGCTGCGCGACCAGGGCGATGTACTGACCCAGATCGTGCGTGAAACCACCACCAGCGTCGACCGCATCGAAGACCAATTATTATCCCAGCGCCTCAGCGACAACCGTGCCGAACTGGGCAGCATGCGAAGGGTGCTGGTGCGCTTGCAGCGCCTGCTGGCACTGGAACCGGGGGCCTTGCTGCGCCTGCTCAACCGGCCGCCCGAGTGGTTGCAGGAACAGGACATACGCCAATTGCGCGCGGCCACCGAGGAATTCACTCTGGTCATCAGCGACCTCACCGCCCTGGGCGAGCGGATCAAGCTGCTGCAGGAAGAAATCGCCGCCAAGGTCAACGAACAGACCAACCGCACCCTGTTCACCCTCACCGTGGTCACCGTGCTGGCGCTGCCCATCAACATCATCGCCGGCTTCTTCGGCATGAACGTCGGCGGCGTGCCCCTGTCGGAAAACCCCCATGGCTTCTGGGTGCTGGTGGCACTGGTGGCGACTTTCACGGTGCTGGTGGGGCGCTGGGCATTTCGCAAACGGCGAGAGTACTGA